A stretch of DNA from Choloepus didactylus isolate mChoDid1 chromosome 25 unlocalized genomic scaffold, mChoDid1.pri SUPER_25_unloc2, whole genome shotgun sequence:
ATGATTGATTCCCCAGGTCGACCAGGGACTATAGCTTCAATGGCCACCCATCCAGGGGCAGAAGCCAGTTCAACCATTCCAACTTCGAATGTTAACCCTGGTGTAATGGGGATGGTGACTTCACTGGCCCCTACTTCAGGGGCAGAAATCAGCCCAGCTGTGCAAATTTTGACTGCTTTCCCTGGTGagccagagacaacagcctcatGGGTCCCTCATCCTTCAGAGACTAGCCCATCTGTTCCTAGGAAGACCCCAAATGTTTCCCATAGTGTATTAGACACAACAGCCACCAGTCCTGGTCCAGAAACCAGTTCAGCTATTCCAACTGCAACTGTATCACCTGCTATGCCAGGGATGGTAACCTCACTGGTCACTAGTTCTGGGACAAAGACCAGTGTGGCTATTTCAACATTGATTGATTCCCTGCATGAGCAAGAGACCACTGCTTCATTGGCAACCCATCCTGGAACTGAAGACAGTTCAGCTGTTCCAACTCGTACTGTTGCCCTTAGTGGGTCATTGGTTGTGACCTCACTGGTCACTAGTTCTGGGACAGAGACCAGTACAACTGTTCCAGTTCTGACTGCCTCCCCTGGTGAACCAGAGAGAGCAGCCTCATTAGCAACCAATCTTGGGACAGAAGAAACTTCAGCCATTCCAACTATGTCTGCTTCCGCTGGTATACTTGGAATGGTGACCTCATTTGTCACTAGTTCTGGGACCAAGACCAGTATGGCTATTCCAACCATGACTGATTCTCCAGATCAACTAGAGACCACAGCTTCATTGGCCAGTTTAGCTGTTCCAACTTTGACTATCACCCCTGGTGTACTGGGGGTGGTGACCTCAGCGGCCCCTAGTTCTAGAGCAGAGACGAGTTCAGCTGTCCAAACTTTGAGTGCTTCTCCTGATGagccagagacaacagcctcatGGTTCACCCATTCTGCAGACACCACCTTGACTGTTTCCAGGACAAAACCGTATGTTTCCCATAGTGAATCAGAAACCACATCCTCAGTAGACACCAGTCCTGGGACAAAAGCTAATTCAGCTATTCCAACTCTGACTGTCTCACTTGGTGTGCCAGATATCATGACCTCTTTGGTCACTAGTTCTGGGGCAGTTAGCAGCCTGGCTGTTTCAACTCTGCCTGATTCCCCAGGCCAACCAGGGACCACAGACTTACAAATCACCTATCCTGTGGCAGAGACCAGTTCAACCATTTCATCTCCAACTGTTTCCCCTGGTGTATCAGAAACAGTGACCTCACTGGTCTCTAGTTCTGGATCAGAAACCAGTACAATTTTTCCAACTCTGACTGATTACCCACATGAATCAGAAACCAGATCTTCATTGACCACCTTTCCTGAGACTGAGGACAGTTCAGTTGTTCCAGCTCTAACTGCCTCACCTGGTGCCCCAGATCTGGTGACCTCAGTGGTCACTAGTTTTGAAACAGAGACCAGTACCACTATTCCTGTTATGACTGATACCCCACATGAACCAGAGACCACAACCTCATTGACCATCCATCCTGGTACTGAGGACAGTTTAGCTGTTGCATCAACTGCCTCTCCCAGGACCCCGAATCTGCTGACTTCAGTGGTTCCTGGTTCTGAGACAGAGTTCAGTACAACTATTCCTATTATGACTGATTCTTCACATGAACCAGAGACCATGGTCTTATTGACCACCCATCCCAGTGCAGAAAAAAGCACACCGATTTATGTTTCAACTCATTTATTAGAAACCACAGCCTCACTTGCCATCAGAACTGGGACCAAGATTAGTACAGCTCTTCCAGCACAGACTGTTTCACTTGGTGCACTAGAGACATCTTCTCTGTTCACCACACTGGGGACAGAGACAAGCAGAGGTGATACAGCCCCAACTGTCTCACCTGGAGTTCCTGATGAAACAGCCTCACTATCCACCCATCCTGGAACAGAGACCAGCACTATTCCACCTTCAACTCTTTCGCCTGGTGTACACGGGCCTGCCACTGCCCTTGCAACAGCTGGCAAACCTAATAGTGTAGCCTCCCGGAGCACAGAAACCTCGCTACTCACAACCTCAACTGGACTCCCAGAGTTTTCCAAGACTGTCACAAGGACCACTGGGACTTTGATACCATCGGAGTCCACAGCACCACCTAAAACTAGTTATGGAAAAGGAGAAAGTCCAACAACTGTCCTGAAAAGTACAACCATTGAGACTACTCACTTAGCCACAGGTTCTGTGTCTGAGACCACAGCCACCTCCAAAACCCTGGCCAGAAGTCCCTTTGCCCCTTTGCCCACATCTGGAATTTCCACCTTGGCTTCTGTGAATGTGACTTCAGGAACAagtaagaataatttttaaatttattgttattattatctctTTTTCCCTCATTGAAACAGTTCAATTACTCTGCCAAAAATGTTGAAAACATGTAAAAGCCTCAGAGAATTAAAAATCCCTTGTAACCCTACCTACTAACCAGAGATAACCCgtttgttttaaacaaaaaatagttttgtaagttgtgaacattttccttgttacctaatatatttatttaatgtttactATTTTCCATTACTTGTCTTTGACTATTTTCTTCAGATTTACAAATTCAGTtctccaacatttatttaatgtttactATTTTTGCATTATTTGCCTTTGACTATTTTCTTCAGCCTAATTTACTAATAGCTACATTTTATTATGTGGTTCAGCtttcccattattttatttaaactagaggtcagcaaactttttcttaaagggccgGATACTAAATATTTTTGGGTTTGCAGGCCACACAGTTTCTGTTAAGACTACTCATCTGAGCCATTGTGGTGCAAacgcagccatagacaatacatcaACAAACGGGCATGGCTGTGTACTAATAAAACTTGATAAAATCACAGCACTGGCTTCAGACCATGGTTTGCCAATTCCTCATTTGAACAGTCCCCCAATGGTGGATATTTACagttatcattattttaaaaataaactaaacaacAGTGAGATGAACACACTTATAACTAACTTTTAATTCTCTGAAATGCTCTATTTGTGTGTTTGCCAAAGATTTCCCTTTATTTGTATATTTGGCTCAGAATGAAATTaaactttgaataaattcaatttgatAAATACTTAGTAATTGCCATAGGTAACTGTGTCAATACTTTACTACATATTTAGCATAATATTATTTCAATTAATCACCCCATATCCTATGAGGTAGAAATACTGTAACGCCCATTACAAATAGGGGAACTGAGGCTAACATGGGATAAGCAGGTCACTTAATCACCTAGCTATTAAGTAGCAAGCTGGGATTTGAAAACAGGTCTGTAACTATAAGGTACATATTCTTTACCTCTACACTATCTTGCCTCCCTTGAGAATTGACCATTAAAACCCTTCTCCCACACTTGTGATTTCTAGGTGAGTAGAGCTCTTATTCAGTTAATAATTTATATACGTGAGTGAGATGTGTAGTAATAGGTAAGTAGCAGATGAGGGTTCCTTGTGGATGGAAGGAATGTGTGAGGTGGGTATATGATACTGATCAATGGGAAATAACTGTTAAGAGTCACAGTCTCTTGCAGTTGTTAAAATAACTAAGAGGAGGGAAAAATATTTAGGGCAGAGGGAAAGTATGTACAATTACCCTGGGGTGTGAGAGGGAAGCACAGTGGGTAGGAAAGCTGATAGAGGGAACAAGAATATCAATGCAAAGAGTGTGTGGGAAATGAGACTAGAAGGGTACAGGGTAGTGATGGTGCCCAAGCCCTTTCTTCCATGGTAAGGTATCCCAGATTTTTTTTCTAGTGTTATTGTGTTGTGTTTTGAatacagaatatgtaaagaactgctACATCCCACATTCTATTAAGGAAGCTCAAAGACTCCAGCACTCACTGCTAACAACATAGATAGGACAGGGAAAAATGCCAAGGTAATTCCCCAAATGGGTGCCTCACTTGGCCATTCGGGGGCAAGAAATGCAAGACTAGATTTTCTGATTCCTTCAATTCATGTCTATTGGCTTCCCTTGTCTTCCTGGCTTTGTGCCAGGACCTGTAGACTCAGACACAAATCTAATAGTGGTATTCCCAGAGTGTTAGAGCTGGAGGGAGCAGACAAGGAGCACAGGGACTCCGGAGGACATCTTCACCCAGCACCAGCTGATCCCCATTGGCAGATATACCATGTCCCACAAACTGTCTTCACTCTGTGCTATTCTACACCACAATTCTGCAGTTGGATTCTTTTCCTCAGCTTTTGTGACCACCACTTATACACTAGTGACTTCAAGCCCTTTTTTTCCAGTTCCACAGGTAGGAGCCCTCTTCCATGTCACACAAGTGATCCATCTCTGATTTAAGTAGGGACAATGAGAGAGTTAGaaagagactcttttttctggAAGTATTAGCAAGTCTCTGATGCTGAATTCTCTCCCTGGACAAAAGGGATGAGTGGAAGCTTCCtcaggacatttaaaaatataaccaatAGCAGCAGGCTCCTTGAGGGGCAACGGGAGTTCCAGTTGGTGAACAAAATGTTTAGTGAAATACTATCGAGTGATCTTCAGCTACAGGGAGGAGGCTAGTCTCTGCTGACTCAATGCAGAGTGAAAGAGCAGGACACAGCAGAATGGGTCAGATAGAGTCAACAAAGGCAGGAAGGTGGAACTGACCCTGAAGCAGTCACTTCATTAAGTTTTTACTGTTCACCTCCTTACATCATTGGAATTGTCATTTTTGAGAGCCCAAATCCCTGAGTCAGTAACTTCCTTGTAGCCAGAAGAGGTAATATGTCTTAGGCCCCAAAAGCAGACTCTGAAACACTGATTTGAGTGCAAATGGTTTATCTGGGGAATGAATCTCAGGAAGCATTTGTAGGGGCACGGGTATGTAAgttagggaagggaaaacagGCAGCAATGTATTACTGCTGCAGGCAACTGGAGCTCAATTCTGCTGGGGAAGCCACGGATAGCACATAGCACATACACTTTGAAGTTGTCCCACCCAAGAGGCAAGGGGGTAGGAGTATTTATACACCAACTCCCATCAGTCATTGATGGAGAGATGTTCCTTTGGCCTATTAATTACAATTATCCCAAGATGAAGAGGTGCAGTAGCTGGTGTGTGCTGACGTGGGAAGAGCCAAGGGGATATGGGAGTTAGATGACCAACTcatagttacctgtttgttttgcttttcaaacTGAAAGTCTGCATCCTAGGAACCCCCTTAGCCCAGGAAAACTAGGATGGCTGGTCCATCTATGTGGAAGAATTTTCGACAATGACTGTTAGACAAAGTGTTGCAAGCAGAACGGCCCAGACCTTACCCCAACTCAGTACTGGAGTTAAGGTGTGTTCTCAGAGCCTTCCCTCCATCCTTAGCCCAGGCCTAACTCAGGACTAGCGTCTTCTTACCCTCCCCCACTGCAGCTACAGTTCCTTTCCTGATGCCTTTTACCATCAACTTCACTATCACAAACCTGGGCTACACGGAGGATATGGGACTCCCAGACTCTGAGATATTCAACATCACTGAGAGAGTCCTGCAGCGCCTGGTAAGAGCCACCCTGCCAGTGCCCAGTCTCACCTTATCCCTGCCACATCCTGGCCTCTTGGCACCTCCGATTtacctccctttccttccttgcCAGCTCAGGCACTTGTTCAAGAACAGCAGTGTTGGCTCCCTCTATTCAGGCTGCAGACTGACCTTGCTCAGGTAAGACCTACCTCTATAGCACCTACAGCAACCCAATTCTGCAATATTTGGCCCCCTACTGTCCTGATCAGTCACAGCCACATGAGCCTATGCCAAGAGTTGGTATGACGTAGTAGAACCAAAGAGTCTAGGTTTTAAACCCTGTTCTTACATTTGCTATTTGTGTGAACTTGGCAACACATAcaacctctctgttcctcaatcactttatatataaaatggtgataataacagTACCTCATTCATGGGGTTGTTAATCACTCAGCACAGTGCTTGACCCAGAATGAGTGCTCAATTAATGGCATCACATAGTACCTGCTGGTGAAGCATTTTTAGCAATTGTGTCCACAGAATCCCTGACACCTTGCCTGCCCTGAGCCACTTTTGACATATCGGGGGGAAATGCATACACTTCAGCTCCACTGTTTGCTCCCACTTTTAAGTCCAGGAACTTTCCCAAAAAGGGCTTTTActtgagacaaaaggaaaaacaaaccaaatgtttATCATTGGCCAAGTATTtggcaattaaaagaaaatctcaaatggACCTGGATTTTCAGCAGAAATagccttccttttcctctctgcctaTGTCCCCATCAGCATCCTCTGAGGTTGGTGAGCTCAGGACACTTTATTCATACTTGATCTTGTAGCCTCTCTGTTGGGTTCTTCATCCAGCTGATACAACTCATCTAGCCAGAGAGGTGGGTCCATGAGGGGAGATTCCCAGAGTATCCTAGACCACAATTATCCTCAAATGAGTTCTACCCACCCCACCTGCCCTCTTATCTCCAGAGAATGGGggaatcaataataataatgtcaCCCTTACTACATGCTACAGAATGATCTGAGTACTTTACATGTTTCCTTTAATTATCACGACCCTATAAACTGGATACAATTATGATCTCATGTTGTAAATGAGAATACTGAAACTCAGAATAGCCAAGTTACTTGCTTGAAAAACATTATCTTTAAGGATAAGAGTCCAGATGAAGAGGATCACCAAATGAGAAAGATGTGTTTGAGAAGGCAGACAAAACCCAGGAAAGAGTGTAACATGAAAATCAAGTAGTCATCAAGAGTATCCAACTCTCAAGTATCTCTGTACATCCCTATtcctgtggccctctctccccaGGGCTGAAAAGGACAGGACAAGCACCAGAATGGATGCAGTCTGCTCCTATCAATCAGACCCCACAGGCTTTAGCCTGGACAGAGAATGGCTGTACTGGGAACTAAGCCAACTGACCTATGGCATCACGCGGCTTGGCCCCTTCACGCTGGACAGGAACTCTCTCTACATCAATGGTGAGTAGCTCTTCAGATGGAGCTCCCTTAATTCAATTTCTCTGTATCTACGTACATAGTCCCAGGCCAGCCTAGAATATCCATGGGGCCTGAGTTCTCTCCCCTCAGAACACCTAAGAAGGACTTTCAACTTCTGGAAATAAAGGTTGACTTCAAAGTCTTCCTCATTCCAGTGATCTTTCACAGAAGATTGACTGGAGCATGCAGATATCAGAGAAGGAAGGGGTAAAGCAAGACCATGGCTGCTATCGTGGTTAACCCTTCCCTAATGGGTAATAGGTTCCCAGTGCAGTGActcctccatttctttctttctaatggcAGCATGCAGCTCTTTACTCTTTCTACAAGGATCAGCTGGAACTATGCCCTACTTGATAAACAACAAAACTGTTTCTCATATTAAATATACTAATATTTAAGCAACAAAGTCCTTAGCAACAACACCAACAATAACAGCTataacaataaataatatttattgagacatTCCTATGATCTAGAACTATACATATATTATGTCTTAGTAAGCCTACCTAAAACTCTGTGAGATATGATATACATTTTACAAGAGGAGCAAACAGGGCTCAGGGAGGGAAATGCATTTGACCTAGTTGAGacagctaataagtggtagagTTGGGACTCAAACCCCAAATCAATTCTAAAATCTAGGTCTTCTAACTACTAGTTCTATTACAGACCAAGGTAGCAAGAACAAGCCCTAAATTTCAGAAGGAAAGGTACATTAAGAGACTTCTGATACAATTTAAACTAATGTTTGATTAATTATGTCCTTACTGTACCACCttagattttttctttatacctGGATTGAAGCATATGTTGCCTTGTATGGTGACTGAAAAGCAGTGGTTAGCAGTATGAGATTTGGTGAGTTATGGACCTTGGTTTAGGTGTTGGCTCTGCCTTTTGCTcactatgtgatcttgggcaagccaTATAACCTCTCTAGTCTTCAGTTTCCACTTGTAGAAAAAATGTCGCTTCAGAAGGTCAAATGTGATAAAACCTGAATAGCCCAAGTAAATCATAGAGCTTCACTTGATCCATTATCAGAGATAAGTTTCATTTCAACAAATCTGGCCAGGCTATCAAATGTAAAGTAAGTATTAACTTTACTTGCATTACTCACAGAACTTCAAAGGAGATTCAATTAATGATTCAGAAAAATACTTACTCAAAt
This window harbors:
- the LOC119525540 gene encoding mucin-16-like, whose amino-acid sequence is MSGSSEITRNKTKPVSSRNSQLSKTSTSEDTSSTEDTSSVHSYVSTSAATEVSRTPNLLTSVVPGSETEFSTTIPIMTDSSHEPETMVLLTTHPSAEKSTPIYVSTHLLETTASLAIRTGTKISTALPAQTVSLGALETSSLFTTLGTETSRGDTAPTVSPGVPDETASLSTHPGTETSTIPPSTLSPGVHGPATALATAGKPNSVASRSTETSLLTTSTGLPEFSKTVTRTTGTLIPSESTAPPKTSYGKGESPTTVLKSTTIETTHLATGSVSETTATSKTLARSPFAPLPTSGISTLASVNVTSGTTTVPFLMPFTINFTITNLGYTEDMGLPDSEIFNITERVLQRLLRHLFKNSSVGSLYSGCRLTLLRAEKDRTSTRMDAVCSYQSDPTGFSLDREWLYWELSQLTYGITRLGPFTLDRNSLYINGYNYQHWTHITSSE